One Dictyostelium discoideum AX4 chromosome 3 chromosome, whole genome shotgun sequence genomic region harbors:
- the bzpD gene encoding hypothetical protein translates to MDIDYENEISIVLEAKHNQHLNNNNNGCGNANNINNENNFLQDDLVYNFLSDEVTLGSDCTTPYTLNNNHIVNSNYIINNNNNNNNMLNDHSSSPMRVPNSSPSLYNNSIESPELVYHDNSNNNNNNNNNINVNDINVNDINSNSTNNNESNNNSSSEGELPCLVDIQQYQYQDMLPFDQQPVVVMQNPIITTTTTTTTTTATIEQQINPSEQQQQQQQQQQQQQQQQQQQQQQQQQHQHLLQEHQHVVNEEVLHMIDPSVDLTNTYMDAAGISDIIASDSSTTTSPSSPSTSNMFLTPMVTTTTTSETSSSSDSSVNIIPNNTNTITNILIKEEDTNNGNNNKKSKKRTIDSRVQNIVHPLTREELLKIAGKEPVQVVDPPTHNQEDERNVKKQRRLIKNRESAQLSRMRKKIYIEDLEKTISDLTQDNSSLKEEVLYLQGLVKQLAAQNSNSNNNSVIDINNNNVNNSQQQQQQHQQQQQLNNSNNNNNNNNNNSTNKQQQSKNVKAAGVCLLLIFFSLGVFFQPPQSSTQRFGAITSFDVKPTHSILSMSDSESSPQKSLRLSSNHHSLPDGTFNTIPIDQQTTATTNTKSLPSYVLNNNDDSDSDYENVNINNNNNNNNNNNNNNNNNNNNNNNNNNNNNNNNNNNNIKRKQHQQNPQSDSFQNRKKIKINLATENTEGDGPLVSKSSATTTTTTTTTTTTSTPKTPQISEDVSIDEIEEPMVHSSQQYIVCSDSPRIVSNNITQTTESLLNSNSTNPITIGLLLPAESLNLHNIVNNIGGGERSILEISCQVSNIRVWNPLSIDIDHQSSIVPASSSSSSASSIFTNHF, encoded by the exons ATGGATATTGATTACGAAAATGAAATATCAATAGTTTTAGAAGCTAAACACAATCAGCatcttaataataataataatggatgtGGTAAcgcaaataatataaataatgaaaataactTTTTACAAGATGACCTTGTATATAACTTTTTATCAGACGAAGTTACATTAGGTAGTGACTGTACAACACCATATACTTTAAATAACAATCATATTGTCAATagtaattatattattaataataataataataataataatatgctTAACGATcattcatcatcaccaatgaGAGTACCAAATTCAAGTCCTTCTTTATATAATAACTCAATTGAATCACCAGAATTGGTTTATcatgataatagtaacaataacaataacaataacaataatatcaatGTCAATGATATCAATGTCAACGATatcaatagtaatagtacaaataataacgaaagtaataacaatagtagtaGTGAAGGCGAATTACCATGTCTTGTTGATATccaacaatatcaatatcaagACATGTTACCATTTGATCAACAACCAGTTGTTGTTATGCAAAATCCAATCAtcactacaacaacaacaacaacaacaacaacagcaactaTCGAACAACAAATTAACCCAagtgaacaacaacaacaacaacaacaacaacaacaacaacaacaacaacaacaacaacaacaacaacaacaacaacaacaacatcaacatttaTTACAAGAACATCAACATGTCGTTAATGAAGAAGTCTTACA tATGATTGACCCAAGTGTTGATTTAACAAACACATATATGGATGCAGCTGGTATTTCAGATATTATAGCATCAGATTCATCAACTACAACTTCACCATCTTCTCCATCAACTTCAAATATGTTTTTAACTCCAATggttactactactaccacatCAGAaacttcatcttcttctgaTTCTTCTGTCAATATTATTccaaataatactaataccATCACCAATATACTAATAAAAGAAGAAGATACCAATAATGGTAACAACAATAAGAAATCTAAAAAGAGAACCATAGATTCTAGGGTTCAAAATA ttgtTCATCCATTAACTAGagaagaattattaaagattgCAGGTAAAGAACCAGTACAGGTTGTAGATCCACCAACTCATAATCAAGAGGATGAAAGAAATGTAAAGAAACAAAGAAGATTAATAAAGAATCGTGAAAGTGCACAACTCTCAAGAATGAGAAAGAAGATTTACATTGAAGATCTTGAAAAAACCATTAGTGATTTAACTCAAGATAATAGTTCATTAAAAGAAGAAGTATTATACCTTCAAGGTTTAGTTAAACAATTAGCAGCacaaaatagtaatagtaataataatagtgttaTTGAtatcaataacaataatgtaaataatagtcaacaacaacaacaacaacatcaacaacaacaacaacttaataatagtaataacaataacaataacaataataataatagtacaaataaacaacaacaaagtaAAAATGTAAAAGCAGCTGGTGTTTGTCTTTTACTTATCTTTTTCAGTTTAGGAGTATTCTTCCAACCACCACAATCATCTACTCAACGATTCGGAGCAATTACATCTTTTGATGTTAAACCCACTCATTCCATCCTTTCAATGTCCGACAGTGAATCATCCCCTCAAAAATCTCTACGTCTATCAAGTAATCATCATTCCCTTCCTGATGGTACTTTTAATACAATCCCTATTGACCAGcaaacaacagcaacaaccaatacaaaatcattaccatcttatgttttaaataataatgatgatagtgaTAGCGACTATGAAAATGTAaacatcaataataataataataataataataataataataataataataataataataataataataataataataataataataataataataacaataataacaataataatattaagagaaaacaacatcaacaaaatcCTCAATCTGATAGTTTTCAAAATaggaaaaaaattaaaattaatcttGCAACAGAGAATACGGAAGGAGATGGACCATTggtttcaaaatcatcagccaccactaccaccaccaccacaacaaccaccactacATCAACACCAAAGACACCTCAAATTTCAGAGGATGTTTCTATTGATGAAATAGAGGAACCAATGGTTCATTCATCTCAACAATATATTGTTTGTTCAGATTCTCCTAGAATcgtttcaaataatatcacTCAAACAACTGAAAGTTtgttaaattcaaattcaacaaatccAATTACAATTGGCTTATTATTACCAGCTGAAAGTTTAAATTTACACAacattgtaaataatattggtggtggtgaaagatcaattttagaaattaGTTGTCAAGTTTCAAATATCCGTGTTTGGAATCCTTTATCAATTGACATTGATCATCAATCCTCAATTGTTCCTGCctcctcttcttcatcttcagcttcttcaatatttacaaatcatttttaa
- the gacA gene encoding RhoGAP domain-containing protein yields the protein MGSSSSKSSSSVTVASSIDYKAKPTIDELGTSNYSGGLEVSKNLLDFNLGEKPCPLKSVVQDQFTISNSSKTKLKFHFEPLQPKEFQLSFSPTSGSLDKGKSKTIKVKLMVNQKINTNHKVVLRVEGGASHFLTVKIRCETGVFGVDPNTLEHVEDEGFRVPYILALMKRSLIDNGGLQQEGIFRLAGEQTEIKRLKEAMNRNDFTSSTDINTVASLIKIWYRELPTPILNSIPTEKIFYSTDIDECVQSAKNLPEPQKSLLDWLMHLLLMVSSFSDVNKMTAQNLAIVVAPNLYDVSSSNPMEGLVLSQKCVQFLHNVLSHKVAVHKRESVAYEVLS from the exons ATGGGTTCTTCTTCAAGTAAATCCTCGTCTTCTGTGACGGTTGCTTCTTCAATAGATTATAAAGCAAAACCAACAATAGACGAATTAGGTACATCAAATTATAGTGGTGGTTTAGAA gtttcaAAAAATCTGTTAGACTTTAATTTAGGTGAAAAACCATGCCCATTAAAGTCGGTTGTACAAGATCAATTCACAATTAGTAATTCAagtaaaacaaaattaaagtttCATTTTGAACCTTTACAACCAAAAGAATTTCAATTAAGTTTTAGTCCTACATCTGGATCACTTGATAAa gGAAAAAGtaaaacaattaaagttAAATTAATGGTTAATCAAAAGATAAATACAAATCATAAAGTTGTATTAAGAGTTGAAGGTGGAGCATCACATTTTTTAACGGTTAAAATTAGATGTGAAACTGGTGTGTTTGGTGTTGATCCAAATACTTTAGAGCATGTTGAAGATGAAGGATTTAGAGTACCATATATTTTAGCATTAATGAAAAgatctttaattgataatggtggttTACAACAAGAAGGTATTTTCCGTTTAGCTGGTGAACAAACTGAAATTAAACGTTTAAAAGAAGCAATGAATAGAAATGATTTCACTTCTTCAACTGATATTAATACTGTTGCTTCTTTAATTAag atttGGTATAGAGAATTACCaacaccaattttaaattcaattccaACAGAAAAGATTTTCTATAGTACAGATATTGATGAATGCGTTCAATCAGCAAAGAATTTACCAGAACCacaaaaaagtttattagaTTGGTTAAtgcatttattattaatggttTCAAGTTTCTCTGATGTCAATAAAATGACAGCTCAAAATTTAGCAATCGTTGTTGCTCCAAATTTATACGACGTATCAAGTTCAAATCCAATGGAAGGTTTAGTTCTTTCCCAAAAATGTGTACAATTTTTACATAATGTTTTATCTCATAAAGTTGCTGTCCACAAAAGAGAATCTGTTGCATATGAAGTTTTaagttaa
- the CYP513F1 gene encoding cytochrome P450 family protein has protein sequence MILSLLFLFVITLYFLIPSRISKINKNIPGPIGYPIVGNLFQINKNVVKSIDGFYKEFGPVYRLRMGNIETVVLTGIDTLEESFLFNKHSFVDRFVKKSRKINNGLDIIHSNGEYWKILKTIFQTQMTPRKIKSYQFEIQSQVDLMAEQLYKSKNNDNIVTNINENMKFMLFNIMSILIFGKQSIYCNNTNNINNKDDDDVDKEKKHIIFSIGRFFKTSGSLFYSDFIPILLPFDLINLSRNNFFKDFQVLTNFVSKNVNQQLSKLNDNNNNNKEKEGEERKSIVEAYLENYLNGEIKFESVLSSCTNLLLAGTDSSANTLSFLLVSLINNPEIQEKVYNEIITNLKNDEISINDRFKCPYTCAVIKETHRLYSIAPLSEPHYCSNDVEIKGFKIAKGTQIIQNIYSSSRSEQYWDKPLSFIPERFIDNANIKEKNKNIVSFGLGLRGCIGKSFAEYMIFLTVVRLIKNYKFSNPSPNQPLKEIGEYGLVMNCANYNAKIEKRK, from the exons atgattttatcattattatttttatttgtaattactttatattttttaatt CCTTcaagaatttcaaaaataaataaaaatataccTGGACCTATTGGATATCCAATTGTTGgaaatttatttcaaataaataaaaatgttgtAAAAAGTATTGACGGATTTTATAAAGAATTTGGACCAGTATATAGATTAAGAATGGGTAATATTGAAACTGTAGTACTAACTGGTATCGATACTTTAGaagaatcatttttatttaataaacatTCATTTGTTGATAGATTCGTTAAAAAATCtagaaaaatcaataatgGATTAGATATAATTCATTCAAATGGGGAATAttggaaaattttaaaaacaatttttcaAACTCAAATGACTccaagaaaaataaaatcttatCAATTTGAAATTCAATCACAAGTTGATTTAATGGCTGAACAACtttataaaagtaaaaataatgataatattgttacaaatattaatgaaaatatgaaattcatgttatttaatattatgtcaattttaatatttggtaaacaatcaatttattgtaacaatacaaataatattaataataaagatgacgatgatgttgataaagagaaaaaacatattatattttcaattggtagattttttaaaacatctggatctttattttattctgaTTTCATTccaatattattaccatttgatttaataaatttatcaagaaataatttctttaaagattttcaagttttaacaaattttgtatcaaaaaatgttaatcaacaattatcaaaattaaatgataataataataataataaagaaaaagaaggaGAAGAAAGAAAAAGTATTGTTGAAGCATATTTagagaattatttaaatggtgaaattaaatttgaatcagTTTTGAGTTCATgtacaaatttattattggcTGGTACAGATTCAAGTGCAAATActctatcatttttattggtatctttaattaataatccaGAAATTCAAGAAAAAGtttataatgaaattattacaaatttaaaaaatgatgaaattagtATTAATGATAGATTTAAATGTCCATATACATGTGCTGTAATTAAGGAAACTCATAGACTCTATTCAATTGCACCATTATCTGAACCACATTATTGTTCAAATGATGTCGAAATTAAAGGTTTTAAAATTGCAAAAGGTActcaaattattcaaaatatttatagTAGTAGTAGATCTGAACAATATTGGGATAaaccattatcatttataCCAGAAAGGTTCATTGATAATGCCAATATtaaggaaaaaaataaaaatattgttaGTTTTGGATTAGGTTTAAGAGGTTGTATTGGTAAATCATTTGCAGAGTATATGATATTTCTAACAGTTGTaagattaattaaaaattataaattttcaaatccaTCACCAAATCAaccattaaaagaaattggtGAATATGGTTTAGTAATGAATTGTGCAAATTACAAtgcaaaaattgaaaaaagaaaataa
- the bloc1s2 gene encoding biogenesis of lysosome-related organelles complex-1, subunit 2, with the protein MKKSVEINMSETTPNNTSNNNNNNNNNNNNNNNNNNNNNNNNNNNNNNNNNNHNNNNNTNNNNIDTFSQKASNDIVKPILPVTEDLQNSTKEMFTKVSSYIKSELATTVSDYNLLIQMNNITSSKYQDMTNVTKGLSVFMGDLKIKYEEFQPYFDKINELDKNVTDLEKTVQLLDEYTKRLEQKVKNIDKSSLLPTKQIQPPQPIPQQQPAQPAQPTQPTQPAQQPSQVSTETKPQENIENK; encoded by the exons atgaaaaaatcagttgaa ATCAACATGAGCGAAACTACTCCAAATAACAcaagcaacaacaacaacaacaacaacaacaacaacaacaacaacaacaacaacaacaacaacaacaacaacaacaacaacaacaacaacaacaacaacaacaacaatcataataataataacaataccaacaataacaatatagATACATTCTCACAAAAAGCATCAAATGATATAGTTAAACCAATATTACCAGTCACAGAAGACCTTCAAAATTCTACTAAAGAGATGTTTACAAAAGTATCTTCATATATTAAAAGTGAATTAGCAA CTACTGTATCAGATTATAAccttttaattcaaatgaacAATATAACATCATCAAAATACCAAGATATGACAAATGTAACTAAAGGTTTATCCGTTTTTATGGGTGATTTAAAGATcaaat atgaAGAATTTCAACCATATTtcgataaaattaatgaactTGATAAAAATGTAACCGATTTAGAGAAAACAGTACAATTATTAGATGAATATACTAAAAGATTGGAacaaaaagttaaaaatattgataaaagtTCTTTACTTCCAACtaaacaaattcaaccaccacaaccaataccacaacaacaaccagcACAACCAGCACAACCAACACAACCAACACAACCAGCACAACAACCATCTCAAGTATCAACAGAAACTAAGCCTCAAGAaaatatagaaaataaataa
- the rsmF gene encoding small GTPase: MSKKLNICFLGASEVGKSSLISSFQNSYFDESQTYVPTIENKSSKLYTYKQLYTINNYDTSGSIECNCIIPQTIKQCEAFVIVYSLTDRNSCDSITMYIEMIKNCFKYLKGCDNVPIILVGNKVDGDNNKNLAFTETEIQELSKYINLPYIEASAKDIRSVQSIFNLLIDTINIKEKQLKKQQLRYKKQLRNENNRNFFHKFFALKLK; this comes from the exons atgagtaaaaaattaaatatttgttttttaggTGCATCAGAAGTTG gaaaaTCAAGTTTAATAAGCTCATTCCAAAATTCATATTTTGATGAAAGTCAAACTTATGtaccaacaattgaaaataaatcatcGAAATTATATACCTATAAACAATTatatacaattaataattatgacACAAGTGGTTCCATAGAGTGTAATTGTATTATACCACAAACCATTAAACAATGTGAAGCATTTGTTATAGTTTATTCATTAACCGATAGAAATTCATGCGACTCGATAACCATGTACAtagaaatgataaaaaactgttttaaatatttaaaaggtTGTGACAATGTTCCAATAATATTAGTTGGTAATAAAGTCGATggcgataataataaaaatttggcTTTCACTGAAACCGAAATTCAAGAACtttcaaaatatattaatttaccaTACATTGAAGCCAGTGCCAAAGATATCCGCTCTGttcaatcaatttttaatcttttaattgatacaattaacattaaagaaaaacaattaaaaaaacaacaattaagatataaaaaacaattaagaaatgaaaataatagaaatttcTTTCATAAATTCTTtgctttaaaattaaaataa
- a CDS encoding immunoglobulin E-set domain-containing protein, with product MNNKILILLIVLIYFINFIYSQTFYVESSMEPPTQGIPNMEFYLYNIDIDNQDKTPTITFTSSQLKTYGSRKNATTFNFQIPRGCGKDNDIVVQIGTDSYQMKISYQAPIISSCSIVQGGNNNLVMCVGDNFGSDVANLDGSKTIIKYSDQVIPIKTFNDSSITFEIQDYYFSDYINIDVCNVSIATNYLINIDPIFKSYSLPIPLHKSNEIVDIIGIHFSPTLSNSSLNCNSSSSSSSSDGSSTNLTPIICKFENSLKFSCNLSIVNSKIKACSILVNNIIQDTFNIIYSEPIIERVTSIYSYENGNITIYGTDFYEPIQFVKIGNLDCLNPNLTNNHYDDDDGDDDDDDNDKNSKSYITCQLLALPDDYNINFNVNINVTVKSDGLIGIYQSFRYLDKISQGSDNHDQDDKLKWMIPVIIIPIFFGMLTIFIPFILCKNKSTMTAFNNCCMRRFKDPTKSKRNSNGMVSSKIPNNNTTKSISDVNIHGNLANYDD from the coding sequence atgaataataaaattttaattttattaatagttttaatttattttataaattttatttatagccAAACGTTTTATGTGGAAAGTTCAATGGAACCACCAACTCAAGGTATACCAAATAtggaattttatttatataatatagaTATTGATAATCAAGATAAAACACCAACGATTACATTTACATCAAGTCAATTGAAAACCTATGGAAGTCGAAAGAATGCtacaacttttaattttcaaattccaAGAGGGTGTGGCAAAGATAATGATATAGTGGTTCAGATAGGCACAGATTcatatcaaatgaaaatatccTACCAAGCACCAATCATTTCAAGTTGTTCAATAGTGCaaggtggtaataataatttagtgATGTGTGTTGGTGATAATTTCGGAAGCGATGTAGCAAATTTGGATGGctcaaaaacaattatcaaatacTCCGATCAAGTTATACCAATAAAAACATTCAACGATTCAAGTATAACCTTTGAAATtcaagattattattttagtgattatataaatattgatGTTTGTAATGTATCGATTGCAACCAACTATCTTATAAACATTGatccaatttttaaaagttattCACTACCAATACCATTacataaatcaaatgaaatagTTGATATAATTGGTATTCATTTTTCACcaactttatcaaattcttcaTTAAATTGTAacagtagtagtagtagtagtagtagtgatgGTAGTAGTACAAATTTAACACcaataatttgtaaatttgaaaattcattaaaattttcatgtAATTTATCAATAGTTAATAGTAAAATTAAAGCATGTAGCATTTtagtaaataatataattcaagatacatttaatataatttatagtGAACCAATCATTGAAAGAGTAACTTCAATTTATTCTTATGAAAATGGTAATATCACCATATATGGTACAGATTTTTATGAACCAATTCAATTTGTTAAAATTGGTAACTTAGATTGtttaaatccaaatttaACTAATAACCActacgatgatgatgatggtgatgatgatgatgacgacaATGACAAAAACTCCAAATCATATATAACTTGTCAATTATTAGCTTTACCAGatgattataatataaatttcaatGTAAATATTAATGTAACAGTAAAATCTGATGGATTAATTGGAATTTATCAATCATTCCGTTATTTAGATAAAATTAGTCAAGGTAGTGATAATCATGATCAAGATGATAAATTGAAATGGATGATACCTGTTATTATAATTCCAATCTTTTTTGGAATGTTAACAATTTTCATaccttttattttatgtaaaaataaatcaacaatgaCTGCTTTCAATAATTGTTGTATGAGAAGGTTTAAAGAtccaacaaaatcaaaacgtaatagtaatggtatgGTTTCTTCAAaaattccaaataataatactacaaaatcaatttctGATGTTAATATTCATGGTAATTTAGCAAATTatgatgattaa
- a CDS encoding hypothetical protein (Similar to Dictyostelium discoideum (Slime mold). cysteine proteinase 5 (EC 3.4.22.-)), whose product MKVLSVLCALLITVATAKQELSESQYRDAFTDWMISNQKSYSSSEFITRYNIFKTNFDYIEEWNSKGSETVLGLNKMADITNEEYRSLYLGKPFDASSLIGTKEEILFSNKFSSTVDWRKKGAVTHVKNQQSCSGCWSFSATGATEGAHKLANNGTNELVSLSEQNLIDCSTPFGNTGCNGGVITYAFEYIISNGGIDTEKSYPFEGTDGTCRYKSENSGATISSYVNVTFGSESSLESAVNVNPVACSIDASHSSFLFYKSGIYFEPACSRTNLDHGVLVVGYGTENSQSQDSSSEPNHSNYWIAKNSWGINGYILMSKDRDNMCGISTLASFPIV is encoded by the exons atgaaaGTTTTATCTGTTCTTTGTGCTTTATTAATTACAGTTGCAACTGCAAAACAAGAATTATCAGAATCTCAGTATAGAGATGCATTCACTGATTGGATGATCAGTAATCAAAAATCATATAGTTCAAGTGAATTCATAACTCgttataatattttcaaaacaaattttGACTACATCGAGGAATGGAATTCAAAAGGTAGTGAAACAGTTTTgggtttaaataaaatggcTGATATCACAAATGAAGAATATAGATCATTATACTTAGGTAAACCATTTGATGCCTCATCATTAATTGGTACAAAAGAAGAGATTTTATTtagtaataaattttcatcaaCAGTTGACTGGAGAAAAAAAGGTGCTGTTACCCAtgtaaaaaatcaacaatctTG ttCTGGTTGTTGGTCATTTTCAGCTACTGGAGCAACTGAAGGTGCCCATAAACTTGCTAATAATGGTACAAATGAATTGGTTTCATTATCtgaacaaaatttaattgattgttcAACTCCATTTGGTAATACTGGGTGTAATGGTGGAGTGATAACATATGCATTTGAATATATTATTAGTAATGGGGGTATAGATACAGAGAAATCATATCCATTTGAAGGTACAGATGGAACTTGTCGTTATAAATCTGAAAATTCGGGTGCAACAATTTCATCATATGTAAATGTTACATTTGGTTCAGAAAGTTCATTAGAATCTGCTGTAAATGTTAATCCAGTTGCATGTTCAATTGATGCATCACATAGTAGTTTTCTATTTTATAAATCTGGTATTTATTTTGAACCAGCTTGTTCGAGAACCAACCTTGATCATGGTGTTTTAGTAGTTGGTTATGGTACTGAAAATAGCCAATCACAAGATTCAAGTAGTGAACCAAATCATTCAAATTATTGGATTGCTAAAAACTC tTGGGGAATAAATGGTTATATTTTAATGAGCAAGGATAGAGATAATATGTGTGGAATTTCAACATTAGCATCATTCCCAATTgtataa
- the rsmH gene encoding small GTPase: MFNIFLSKSKDVYRVTSHKKEVKICVLGDANVGKTNFINQFTKSSFNEEYTPTIESRQNKLYKFNRKQFQIQIYDTAGSKELNLFVSDSISQCEGFIIVFSLNDRNSILKIQHYKTLIKNIFKDVEMPIVLVGTKMDLKKEITISKNECKITSVNNNIPNLFYTSAKNKESIIPVFKKLVDLIISKEKKVKKETESNNIKINNQNKIKKQQQQQQQQQQQQQQQQQQQQQQQQQQQQQQQQQQQQQQQQQQQHVFKTRSNSTLRMKKYLKLF, encoded by the exons atgtttaatatatttttaagtAAATCTAAAGATGTATATAGAGTAACTAGTCATAAAAAGGAGGTTAAAATATGTGTTTTAGGAGATGCAAATGTtggaaaaacaaattttattaaccaATTCACAAAATCCTCTTTTAATGAAGAATATACACCAACAATTGAAAGTAGACAAAATAaactttataaatttaatagaaAACAATTCCAAATACAAATTTATGATACag ctggatcaaaagaattaaatttatttgtatcCGATTCTATTTCACAATGTGAaggttttattattgttttctcTTTAAATGATAGAAAttccattttaaaaatacaacaTTATAAAACtttgattaaaaatatttttaaagatgTTGAAATGCCAATTGTGTTGGTTGGTACGAAAATGGatttaaaaaaggaaattacCATTTCAAAGAATGAATGTAAAATTACTtcagttaataataatatcccAAACCTTTTTTATACTTCAGCTAAAAATAAGGAATCTATAATTCcagtatttaaaaaattggttgATTTGATTATAtcgaaagaaaaaaaagttaaaaaagaaacagagtcaaataatataaaaataaataaccaaaataaaataaaaaaacaacaacaacaacaacaacaacaacaacaacaacaacaacaacaacaacaacaacaacaacaacaacaacaacaacaacaacaacaacaacaacaacaacaacaacaacaacaacaacaacaacaacaacatgtTTTTAAAACAAGATCCAATTCTACTTTaagaatgaaaaaatatttaaaattattttaa